DNA from Prunus persica cultivar Lovell chromosome G6, Prunus_persica_NCBIv2, whole genome shotgun sequence:
NNNNNNNNNNNNNNNNNNNNNNNNNNNNNNNCAACATCAATGGTGGCATAAATCCGACCAATAAACATAAACACACCAGCAAATGCATAAGCACGAATGAAGCACAACAATAATGTCCCCAGCAAGAGACACAAAACTGACAGCAGCAATAGCAACACAAGACACTAGCACCAGCAAgacaaggcaaggcaaggcaaacAACTGTGGTAGCAGTAACATCAGAGACAACTTCTCTCCATTCTCCATCTCCTCCTAAAGAGAAGGGGTCGACATAGCCATATGATCAGTGGTACTTGAGAAACAGGCACGGACAATCAACCATGATAGATAGGTAGGTGAATTACAATGGAATAGATAAGCAACAGTGTCATTCTCCCTCAAATCCGACGATGTATGAGAGTCGAGATTTGGAGAAAGTAACACCCAAATAAACAGAGAGACAAAGGCCAGCTAGGAGAAGGCTCGGCGAGTGGTGACGAGGCTTGCGGAGGTTTAAGATGGCTCGGTGAGCAGTGACGAGGCTCATGGAGGAAAAAGATTAGGCAATCAATGGCCAAGGGGCGTGTTGCCCATATGGTATACATTTAAAAGAGAGGCTCAGCTGTGAGCGCAAGAGACTGAAACTAAcatgggctcaatctgattttaacaaaaagcaAGCTCATAAAGAGATGAAAAGTAAGAGAAAAAGGCAGCAGCAGGCATAggtagagaaaaagaaaggtaatGACTCAACATAAACATGGCAAGGACAGAGACAAGggtaaaattgaagaaaggtGCGGTTATGGCTGAGGCAGAAGAAATATATGTTGATTATTAAGGAAATGAGAAACGAGGATTTATAGCAAGGTGAAGACCCATGATGGGTTAGGAATGAGGAACGCCAATGACTCTCAATTTGGCAGAAGTTATCACAGGGTAggaacctggctctgatactatgtcaaacaaagtagggtAAAAATTCAGTTATGCTAAGATACgctcatatttttattcttctccgaCATAGATGTATTTATATaagtacaaagatgtgttaaccttaaataaaataggaaatatatctaaattacaataggaaataaatttctattacaataggactaaataataattggtaagtaaccaaaattttaatgaaataaggaaTTAAAATCCTACCtaagtaaggactcgccaacatgTTCTTGGGTTGCCATAACAATggatggaaaaagaaaaaaaaaattgctaagATAgatactattcacgtgaacaACAAATGCCCTTACTTACCATGATCATTTACCATGATAAATTAGTAGAAGTGCTCTAAgagtagtttttattttttttatatttattgtgGTCGATGTATAAGGGTAGTTGATGTCAACTGTTGAATTCCATTTCGGCCATAAAACCCCCAATTTAGAATAATGATATGAAATGACACTTGAAAACTAAAGTGATAAgcattcttctttttggttcattttctcttgaaaactaaaaatgttCAAGTTGTTTGTTCAAGAAGAGGGATTTTGACAATACATTCATGAAAATTAGGCAATTGGCGGGCATGCAGTCGGATCAAAGGTCACAGGGACAGGGAGGAGGGTACACAAAAGAGGTGTCAATTTGGTAATGGTCAAAAGCATTTTGATGGATGTGGAGGTATTAGCTGAAACTCAAAGACAACAACCAGCCAGACCCCCACAGGGAAGGCATTGCTTTGCGTTGGGCAGATGAGTTTCTTCAAAGCTCCCCCTACAATAATACAATCAGTGCCATTTCTGATTTTCATGTGATAAGACTGCCAGCCATCACCAATTATACTGGTTTTTATGGTTTTCTCAACCCCGAAAAGGACAACAGCGACTCTCCCAGCCATTATACGTGCGCCCATTTGCTTTTGCTAGTTtccatttttccattttttttttttttcattttctcaaatGTTCTTATTTTATGAGTTTTCTCTTTAAAcgttgttattttttattgaaaattcaatccaatccaatccaatctaatTCACTTTATAATTGGATTCGATGATTGAGGTCAAGATAAAAACCTATAGCCTTTTTGCATTGATGTTGAGCTCAGTTTATTGagtcttatttttatattgtgTATTTATGCCCTTTTATGTGATGAATTTTAAttccgaaaaaaaaaaattcaaattcaaacttcTTCCTTGATCGTACATTATATTCGACTCATGGTTTCTtaaattaacaatttttttttcttttgttgagtTATATATCAGTCATTTGTGATGTGCACTGTGCATGCATGTGTTGTGAATTGGATTTTGATGATTAGGGTTTAACACATTTTAATACTACTACTATAAAGGTGGCAATATCCTAGCTACAAATGAAATCATTTGCTACTCCACTAATCTCATTATTAATTTCAAACCTTTTGAAAATTACAACCCACTCATCTTAGTATGCACGAATGTTTCACCATCCTTGTCTCTCTGTTGTTCGTCACCATGCTATTTCTgcccttattttttattttctcaagtcATGGATGGCGGCAGGCAACCAACTCACAAGCCTCATCACTGTGTCGAATCGAATAATACAATGCTCATATAAAGGATCTTTGAGCTCAAGTTTATCAGTCAAATATACCAAATCTCAAGCTTGGTTGTTTCTTAAACAAGCCAAGCTCGGATTGACTTGGTTATGTTACAAGTTTAGACGAGCTAAATTTAAGCGAAGCTTAATTCGAACTCAAGATCTGTAACGAGACGACTTATTGTTCTATTCTAAGAGCATTTTCAATGGTGAGCTTAGCCAGGTAAAAGCCCTCTTAGGCTTCCAAAACTGGCCCTAGTGGTTTGTTACTGCCCTGGCAACACATGGGGTCCACCAAGCCCGGGCAAGGTCCAAGACAAAATCAGCCTGACCACCTGCTCGCGGGCGCAGATGCTAGCTTGACGTCgtcgaagaaaaaaattgaaaaaatatctgaaaagataccaaagattctgagtttttttaatacaaatacctatcaattttttatttattaatctcatacgtataaataaaattaatccaatgtgaatagtaattgcccttgaGTTCTCATGGCAATAGGtggaaaatcaaaaaaaaatttgctaaGGCAtatactattcatgtgaacaGTAACTGCACTTACTTGccatttgtcatggcaaataAGTGGAAGTACACTAAGTTATGAAACAACGATTTGACCTCTAAAGTGATCATATTGaggttgaattttttgttttaagaaacttATAGAGAAAAATGCACCAAATTATTTGTTGGCTATTCAACATAAGcttaagaaaaaaacaatacaCAAATTGTACTAGCCAATCGATCAAATAAGGATTTTGCTTTAACACTTTTGGAGTAAGTAGGGAAAAAATATCTAATCTACTTTTTCTGGAATAACTAAAAACTAATTTCATCTCGTTGTTGTGTAGAGAAAAGAACGATTATGTGTTGGGATGGAAAAAGACATTCTTTTTTAAGACCAACATTATTCTAGttagtaaaaaaattaaaaaaataagaaaagcgTGTCCCACAAACACCAAACTGAAGAGTGGGTATGTTTACAAAAAAACCCACCCCATATTCACTTCCTTTTCTGAGACACGAAAagaaatatttgaataagaaAGATGGAATTTTGACGCCAAAAAGCGCGTCACGCATGTCGGAGACGAGAGCACGTACCCACAGCTGCCTTAAATGCcgacaatttattttttcctaaGTAATGCCGTGTCCTGACACATACTCACACGCACCCAATCACCATccacccctctctctctcctctcccacAGTACCCGACACTTCACGCGCCGCCACCACTTTTCTTGCTGCCGGGCGCGTGGGGcacttaagaaaaaaaaattcccttgCCTTTTCCgttcatttctctttttcatttttttgttttttgttttttgttttcagacTCGTACTAGTAGCAGTGGCAGTCTGACACTCCCAAGcccatctctctctacctCTGAAATTTACAGCGCGGTGAAAAAACTGGGACAGAAGGTGAAAATGACCGGTTTAACCGGGAGTAGCCGGTGGGGGTTGAGAAAACGGGAAAGTATATGAAGGGGGTTTGAGGGCGGACAACGCTCCTTTTGCAGGGAGCTAAGCAAAGTGTTGAGGAGAGTGTGTGAGAGGAGAGATAACACTACAAATTTACACCTGACACATACACACAaacactctctctctactctctctctctctaagctCAGTCctctttatcttcttcttcttcttcttctttcttctttttgggtttttctttgtgGGTTGATTCTCTGATTCATTAATTCCTGGggggttttttcatttttggttcCCCTTAATTAATTGATATGGAGTTCGAGGATCAAGAGGAGCACGACGAAGAGATGGAGATGGCGGCGAGTTACGACTCGCTCGGAAACTCAGCGGGTGGCGTCCGGGTCAAAATGTCGAGTTCTGGACCCGAGGGCGTGGCAGCAAtagcggcggcggcggcgggttctcagcagcagcagcagcagcaacaacagcaacagcagcagaGGAAGGGCGCCTCGAGGTACAGAGAGTGCCTGAAGAACCACGCGGTCGGGATTGGAGGCCACGCGCTCGACGGCTGCGGCGAGTTCATGCCGGCCGGTGCCGAGGGCACGCTCGACGCGCTAAAATGCGCAGCCTGCAACTGCCACCGCAACTTCCACCGCAAGGAGGGCGACTCGGGCGGGCTCGCGCTCATGACCCCAGACCCGTACGGGCAGCTGGTGCCGCTCCACGGGCAGCACAACCACCCGCAGTTCTCGCCGTACTACCGGACGCCAGCAGGGTACCTCCAGTTGGCGCCGCACCACAGGCCTCTGGCCCTGCCGTCGACGTCGGGAGGGGGCGGGACCCACAGCAGGGGGGAGGAGCAGGAGGACGACGTGTCGAATCCTAGCGGAGGGGGCGGCGGCGGAGGGGATTTGGGAATGGGAGGGGGTTTACATGGGACGGCGTCTTCCGGGAAGAAGAGGTTCAGGACGAAGTTTACGGCGGAGCAGAAGGAGAGGATGTTGACTTTGGCGGAGACGCTGGGGTGGAGGATTCAGAAGCAGGACGAGCCGGCGATTCAGCAGTTCTGCAACGAGACTGGAGTGAAGCGTCACGTCCTCAAGGTTTGGATGCATAACAACAAGCACACTCTGGGTAAGAAACCCTAGCTAGCTGATCATGCTTGTTAAGCTagaaaccaaacaaacccAGAACAAGGAAGACAATGAACATGAAaaacaacccaaaacccacaagTATATCATCATTCTTGGTCCTCTTCATCTCAtcatttctctctttctctctcagtcGACCGATCTTCTCGATCTTTTGTACTTATTAGTTTAATTAGGACAACACTTCGCTAGCTCTAGCAGTTGTAGTAGGATTTATCAGCTAGAGGTAATTTTCTTCTGGTCAAGGTGGCGAAACTGATCAGGAACaaaaatcatcatcatgtGCCTGCAGCTGActttgttgagaaattctacTGCTTTTCCGGGATTTTAATTAGTGTTTTaattagggtttctttttatttttaatcttttttcttaaatttattGACTAGTGTAGTGATCATCATCCGTGTTATTTGAACACTTGATTTAGATGAGTGTGAAATCTCTCTCATTGTTGTGATCAATGTCCCATTTGATCATTTCATTAATTAGTGCatgtaaaatatattaatcatatatctttGCTTAATCATCCtactaatttaattaaatgggTTGATCAATGTTGATGAGTTTGCAATGTTTAGCTGTTGGTTATGATCATCATAGAGTATAGACTATAGAGGGAGGACCATCTGTTCGTAGGCTTTGTGTGGTCTTAATAATAAGACTTGTGCGATCCATGCTGCATTTTCCGTTTTCTATATGTAccatctcttttcttttttttttccttttttttttttac
Protein-coding regions in this window:
- the LOC18772614 gene encoding zinc-finger homeodomain protein 1 produces the protein MEFEDQEEHDEEMEMAASYDSLGNSAGGVRVKMSSSGPEGVAAIAAAAAGSQQQQQQQQQQQQQRKGASRYRECLKNHAVGIGGHALDGCGEFMPAGAEGTLDALKCAACNCHRNFHRKEGDSGGLALMTPDPYGQLVPLHGQHNHPQFSPYYRTPAGYLQLAPHHRPLALPSTSGGGGTHSRGEEQEDDVSNPSGGGGGGGDLGMGGGLHGTASSGKKRFRTKFTAEQKERMLTLAETLGWRIQKQDEPAIQQFCNETGVKRHVLKVWMHNNKHTLGPSNDEPNPS